The genomic region TTTGTTGATCTTAATGCTCTTAACGGCCAAGGGAGGGGAAGCTGGTATTTCCCGTGATCTGGTCCAGAGTAGTTTGGTGCTTTGTTTTTAAGCAACAAGATCTCAAAACTGGCTTGGTGGGTAGTAAAGAAAATGTGCAAGTCCTTCAACATTGGCAAGATATGTATGTGTTAAGGGGCACCACCTGTTGTCTGCACACCTGCGGCTTTCATAGTCTGCCCATGTGAAACTTGGTTATTAATGGCAGTCCTGTGGGAAtggcccaatacagtggtacctcgggttaagaacttaattcgttctggaggtccgttcttaacctgaaactgttcttaacctgaagcaccactttagctaatggggcctcctgctgcctccatgcgatttatgttctcatcctggggcaaagttcttaacccaaggtattatttctgggttagcagtctgtaacctgaagcgtctgttacccaaggtaccactgtactagaaaacaACACCTTACAATTCCTGCCCTTGCAGAGCTTCCCAATgctctttttcttcccttcctccttccctctgcagATTTTATTGAGGCAGTGAGGCTCCAGGCATCACTATGGCATACCAGAGGTCCctcctgctttctctgtgcataaTGCTCACCATCAGCATGCATCTATCAAGCGCTCAGCACTGGTCCCATGGCTGGTACccgggagggaagagagagattgATTTGCCACAAAGTCCAGAGGTACACCGGTGCTGTCCTTACCCTGGCATCGCCTGCCTAAGTCAGTTGAGCTGCCTAAGcccacttctctttctctcttgctctGAATTCAGGTCTCTGAAGATATCAAATTATGTGACGGGGAAGACTGCACTTATCTGAAGATCCCGAGGGATAAAATTGTGAAGACTCTGCTGGTAAGCAAGGGAGTGGCACTGTAGATTCAGAGAGTCTTTGGAGGAGAGCAGAGTGAGATTAATCTTTGCAGGGCTTTGCAAATTCCTTTTGGGATTGGCTCATTTAAGGCAGCTGGTGACAACTAAAAGCACCGTAGCTGGATCTTAAAGCTTCAGAGGCAGTAGTACATCACTTAACGCCAGCTgctggggggaagcactgggaaaaGGCTGAGCTTCCAGGAAGACCACAAACTGGGAAGGAGGGCTCTGCCCCAGTGCTGATCTTTGTCCCACGGCACCTAGTCTTCAGAAAATCTCTAAATGTGGTGTTTGTTTCCAGTGATAAAGAGTAATATGGCAGCGATGATGATTTCTTAACTGCTCTTTAGGTAAGGcaaacaatacacacacacacacacacacacacacacacacacatatactgatgctaaaatcagttaaaacaattaacAACCAGAAGAATGGGGTGAGTCCTTACAAAATTATCTCAGGTGTCAAATAAAAAGGATTAAAAGGTGTAACTTCAGCATATGATGAAAGCTGTATTGTGAAGGTGCCAAGGGAGGGAATTCTGCAGTTTGGAGACTGGGCCTCACTTGGGCCACCACAATCCCAAAGTAACCATAACGGATGAACTAAACAGGGTGGATGTGGAGGGTTAGGTTATTGGTTTgggttttcttgttcttgtttttagcatgtattttgtgcttttatgttgtatttttatgtcgagaactgccctgtgatctgcAGATGAACggcagtatactactactactactactactactactactaataataataataataataataataataccaagagGGCCTTCCTGTGCAGATCTTAATACCCGAGGGTCTGTAGGAAAGGAGTACAGCATGCATTAATAGCTGTTAACTGACCTCCCCTACTCCAGCCTAATTTTGTTGACATATCAGGTGGCAACTTGCCATGCATGCGTCTCCACAGATCATGCATTAATAGCTGTTAACTGACCTCCCCTACTCCAGCCTAATTTTGTTGACATATCAGGTGACAACTTGCCATGCATGTGTCTCCACAGATCAGACACTGAT from Podarcis raffonei isolate rPodRaf1 chromosome 9, rPodRaf1.pri, whole genome shotgun sequence harbors:
- the LOC128420516 gene encoding progonadoliberin-2 encodes the protein MAYQRSLLLSLCIMLTISMHLSSAQHWSHGWYPGGKREIDLPQSPEVSEDIKLCDGEDCTYLKIPRDKIVKTLLADMLARQLQKKK